Genomic segment of Drosophila simulans strain w501 chromosome 2R, Prin_Dsim_3.1, whole genome shotgun sequence:
CCACAACTAAAGTAAATtcgtatatattatatacattatatatagaGTTATGAAGAGCAAACTTACGTGTGTACCTCCGCCTCACTATTTTCTCCGCATATGATTCGCTCACACCTCTGTGGGTGGCGTGCACTCTGACCTTTTTCGAGAACCAAACCCTCGATAACACACTTTCCAGGATGGGCTGGATCCTTGAAGACGCCCCGGGCAACGGCAGCTTCGTATCCCGAAACTAGGAGAACGGCGATTGCCACAAGTAGCACGGTAGCTGAACGCATCTTGGAACCTTCAAATCCCAACTTAGACTGAACAGCCCAGTCAATTCTGAGAATCTTTACACTTTATCTATCGGTGGCCGGTCAGGCAAGTCGTcggaataaatatttgtataagtAGCTAGAGCTTCGGA
This window contains:
- the LOC27207511 gene encoding uncharacterized protein LOC27207511; the protein is MRSATVLLVAIAVLLVSGYEAAVARGVFKDPAHPGKCVIEGLVLEKGQSARHPQRCERIICGENSEAEVHTCGAYGLPPGKKFGKYVTPNADYPDCCNREIINQ